From a single Lolium rigidum isolate FL_2022 chromosome 7, APGP_CSIRO_Lrig_0.1, whole genome shotgun sequence genomic region:
- the LOC124676173 gene encoding ubiquinol oxidase 4, chloroplastic/chromoplastic-like → MAGVASASAAPLPAAPASNPAARSPPSFLPLRARRLRSPVVLATRTFRAEAIRTQREKAEQETEVSAIEDSFPVREEASPPPEGAAAAADDPLSPAEDDDGWAVRLEQSFNIFLTDSIIVILDALYRDRDYARFFVLETIARVPYFAFISVLHLYETFGWWRRADYIKVHFAESMNEFHHLLIMEELGGNSVWVDRFLARFSAFFYYFMTVAMYMLSPRMAYHFSECVERHAYSTYDKFIKLNGEELKKLPAPEAAINYYMNEDLYLFDEFQTSRVPCSRRPKVDNLYDVFVNIRDDEAEHCKTMKACQTHGNLRSPHSVPRSMETDTECVVLENDCEGIMDCVKKSLASED, encoded by the exons atggcgggggtcgcctccgcctccgccgcccctctccccgccgcgcccgcctccAACCCCGCCGCCCGCTCTCCCCCCTCATTCCTCCCGCTCCGCGCCCGCCGCCTCCGCAGTCCCGTCGTCCTCGCCACCAG AACGTTCCGGGCGGAGGCGATTAGGACGCAGCGGGAGAAGGCGGAGCAGGAGACGGAGGTGTCTGCCATCGAGGACTCCTTCCCGGTCAGGGAGGAGGCCAGCCCTCCTCCtgaaggagccgccgccgccgccgatgacccGCTGTCtcccgcggaagacgacgacggcTGGGCCGTCAGGCTCGAGCAGTCCTTCAACATTTTCCTCACG GATTCTATCATCGTGATACTCGATGCTCTGTACCGCGACCGCGACTACGCCAGGTTCTTCGTGCTCGAGACCATCGCCAGGGTGCCGTATTTCG CGTTTATATCGGTGCTTCACCTGTACGAGACCTTCGGCTGGTGGAGACGAGCCGATTACATCAAAGTGCACTTCGCCGAAAGCATGAATGAGTTCCATCACCTCTTGATCATGGAA GAATTGGGTGGCAACTCCGTATGGGTCGACCGCTTTCTTGCGCGGTTTAGTGCCTTCTTTTACTACTTCATGACTGTCGCCATGTACATGCTGAGCCCAAGAATGGCAT ACCACTTTTCTGAATGTGTCGAGAGGCACGCATACTCGACTTATGACAAGTTCATTAAGCTCAATGGAG AGGAGTTGAAAAAACTACCAGCTCCTGAAGCAGCTATAAACTATTACATGAATGAGGATCTTTACCTATTTG ATGAGTTTCAAACATCAAGAGTGCCGTGTTCTAGAAGGCCTAAAGTTG ataacttgtatgatgtaTTTGTCAATATACGAGACGATGAGGCGGAGCATTGCAAGACAATGAAGGCTTGTCAAACGCATGGAAATCTCCGTTCTCCTCACTCAGTGCCAAGAAGCATGGAAACTGACACAGAATGCGTAGTACTGGAAAATGATTGTGAGGGCATCATGGACTGTGTCAAAAAGTCTCTTGCAAGTGAAGATTGA
- the LOC124671164 gene encoding uncharacterized protein LOC124671164, translated as MAMPAESMDDSTAAYPPRSIYRDLIRRVAVSGTQIRSTLFSHSQSGHGGYSYSSNSGASNSYPSNNSGCSSANSALSAAAADFGTHELKTIASQMVSDGYTQRMVQAFEYGGDLDGAMENRFSELHVAPPEPALVDPVLESWFFELDLAWVLQIGQEHGSEWQLRIQDNSGSSLQDLVQRWIRGLTITVHSITELLSVRHEMTSVTQFGKASILKMLVFVDAIVPDFKPENLRTVLDLYICVRKAMENSKERPELLDLSLIPTLSAYVQILQGAVSSTMEKVKTRIEEDDDSWAIDIMQGGGEVHRNTRWIVDCIVSLDEAHLGGSLSDMVHYLKDLLLRKSKLCSDLSLRYLFLLNNLYFVAEKMNQCKPKYAWKFELGCENYKDRYLNVSWEHVVSCIPKPHVPGPLHYCWINTSSLVKFESAFHKMYQVQKFWKVPDPRLRYFLRIEITERVVSSYFDFLTEHPELAAHVRRTNNTPDVLEEMLGQLFEG; from the coding sequence ATGGCGATGCCGGCGGAGAGCATGGACGACTCCACGGCTGCCTACCCACCTCGCAGCATCTACCGGGACTTGATCCGGCGCGTTGCCGTGTCCGGGACGCAGATAAGATCCACTCTCTTCTCGCACTCCCAGTCCGGCCATGGCGGATACAGCTACTCCAGCAACTCAGGTGCCTCCAACTCTTACCCATCCAACAACTCTGGCTGCTCCTCCGCGAATTCGGCACtgtccgccgccgcagcagaTTTCGGCACCCACGAGCTCAAAACCATCGCTAGCCAAATGGTGAGCGACGGGTATACTCAGCGCATGGTCCAAGCATTCGAGTACGGCGGTGACCTTGACGGTGCCATGGAGAATCGATTCTCGGAGCTCCACGTCGCACCTCCGGAGCCAGCACTTGTCGATCCTGTGCTCGAGAGTTGGTTCTTCGAGCTCGACTTGGCATGGGTTCTCCAGATCGGCCAGGAGCATGGCTCGGAGTGGCAGCTCCGGATCCAAGACAATTCGGGGTCGTCACTGCAAGACTTGGTCCAGAGGTGGATCCGAGGTCTCACCATCACCGTCCACAGTATAACAGAGCTGCTCTCCGTTCGCCACGAGATGACATCAGTCACACAGTTTGGAAAAGCGAGCATTCTCAAGATGCTCGTCTTCGTCGATGCCATCGTCCCTGATTTCAAGCCGGAGAATCTACGGACCGTGCTAGACCTGTATATATGCGTCCGTAAGGCAATGGAAAATTCCAAGGAGCGTCCGGAATTGCTCGACCTAAGCCTAATACCCACCTTGTCTGCTTACGTGCAAATACTACAAGGGGCCGTATCAAGCACTATGGAGAAGGTCAAGACACGGattgaggaggacgacgactcgtGGGCTATCGATATTATGCAAGGAGGAGGCGAGGTTCACAGGAACACTCGGTGGATCGTGGATTGCATCGTGTCCTTAGATGAAGCACACCTAGGTGGAAGCCTTTCTGACATGGTCCATTATCTCAAGgatcttctcctcagaaaatcgaaGCTATGCTCGGATCTAAGCCTGAGGTACCTCTTCCTGCTCAACAATTTGTATTTTGTAGCAGAGAAGATGAATCAATGTAAACCAAAATATGCTTggaaatttgaacttggatgcgAAAACTACAAAGATCGTTATCTTAATGTTTCTTGGGAACATGTGGTGTCCTGCATACCGAAACCCCATGTTCCTGGGCCGCTCCATTATTGTTGGATCAACACCTCTTCACTGGTTAAATTCGAGTCAGCGTTTCATAAAATGTACCAAGTTCAGAAGTTTTGGAAGGTTCCGGACCCTAGGCTCAGATATTTTCTTCGGATAGAAATCACCGAGAGAGTCGTTTCAAGTTACTTCGACTTTCTGACAGAGCATCCAGAGCTAGCAGCGCACGTTCGCCGCACAAACAACACTCCTGATGTTTTGGAGGAGATGCTGGGTCAGCTATTTGAAGGATGA